The DNA segment ACCGGATTTTCTCCAAGGCGGTAGGCGACGTCTTCGTATGTGGGCAGGTCGAGGATTATTATGTCGGCCTGTTTGCCCGCTTCAAGCGAGCCGATTTTTTCGTCGCGTTTTAAGGCGCAGGCGCTTCCGTAGGTGGCGGCGCGCAGCGCTCGTGCGGGCGTCATGTGGTGTTGGCGGCAGGCGAGGCTTATGATGAAGGGCATCGAGGTGCACCAGCAGCCGGGGCAGCAGTTTGTAGCCATCCCAAGTTCAAGGCCGGCCTCGTACATGGGGCGCGGGTCAAAGAACAACGTGTGGTTGACGGCAAAGTCTATGCCGGGAAGCACTACACCAGTCACTCCGGCGCGGGCCAGTTTTTCAAGCGCCGCCTTCGGCGTGTAGTTGAGATGGTCGGCCGACCACATTTTCATATCGGCGGCAAGGTCTTCTCCGCCTACGTAGGAGTAGGCGCCGGCGTGTATTTTTGGCTCCATTCCGGCGGCGCGTCCCGCGGCAAGTATTTTTTCGCAGTCGTCACGCTCATAATGGCCTTCGTCGCACCAGATGTCGCACGCCTCGGCAAGCCCGCTTTTGCCAGCTTCGGGGATCATTTCGCCGATGAGCATCTCCATGTACGACTGTTTCGTCATGTCGGGGGCCCAGCCGTGAGCGCCCAGGAAGGTGGAGGAGATGTCTATCGGCAGCGTTTCGGCCAGCATTTTATTTATTTTGAGCTGGCGAAGCTCGCCTTCGACGTTCAGGCTGTAGCCGCTCTTGCTTTCAAGCGTCGTCGTGCCGGCTAGTATCATGCGGCGCACGCGGCTTGCGGACTGTTCGTAGAGCACCTCCGTCGGCAGCCCGCGTGTTGCTGAGAGCGTCACCATTATCCCCATCGGGACGCCGCGGCGCGCCAGCTCTTCGAGGTCGTCCGTCTCTATGCGGGCGCAATATTCTTCAACGCGCGTTCCTCCGAACACGGCGTGGGTGTGGCAGTCTACGAAGCCGGGCATCACGACGCGGCCTGAGGCGTCTATTTTCTTCGTCTCAGGGGCCGCGTATTTCATGACCTCTTCTTTTGTGCCCGCGGCAAGTATTTTTTCACCGCAGACGGCGACCGCGCCGCCCGCTACGAGCCCTATGGAGTCGGGCGCGTCTTTTGCGCAGGTGAGGAGCTGCGCCGCGTTTTCTATTATCAGCGTTGCTTTTTCCATGTTATCGCCTTCCGAAATTGACGCAAAGCGTGGGGCCGGTAAATATGGCTCCCACGCTTTGAGGTCTGTCTTATATATTTTCCTTAAGCCTCGGCTTTCGCAAGTTTTCGCTTATGGAAACTGTCGGTCGCGTGAAATTTTTTCAGCTTACAGCTTGTCGCTTCCGTCGGGGCCGAAGGTCACTTTCTCGGCGGGCTCCCACCAGAGAGGAACTTTGATGCCTTCAGGGGTGAGCTTGCCTTTGCCATTCGCTACGTCTTTCGCTGACGTGTATCCGGCCTGAGCGTGGCGGATTACGCCGATCCCTGAGTCGACCGTCATGGCTACTTCGAGGCGCACGTCGGCGTCCGCTGTGCCGTCCGCTATCTGGGTCACCCCTGTGTGTACCGCTTCACCCATTGAGTAGTTGGCCTGTATCGCGATAAGGTCGCACATGCCGCAGGCGTTGAGAAGACCGTTGAGCATCGGCCAGTCGGAGATGAGGTCGCCGCCGTCGGGCATTCTTTCTGATTCAAATGTGGGGTTGACGATCGAGCCGGAGTCAAGGTTGTCGCGTGAGAAGGCCACGGGGCCCTTTATCTCGCCCTTCTTGATCAGGTCGTTGACCGCAAGCGCAAACTTCTTTCTCTGACCGAAGCCCATGTAGCAGATACGAGCGGGGAGCGCTTCGATGGGAAGATGTTTGCTTGCGAGCGGGATCCAGCGGCCGACCACGGGGTCGTCTCCGAAGAGTTCCATTGCAAGTTCGTCCGTCCTCTTAAGGTCTGACGCTTCGCCGGAGATGCAGGTCCAGCGGAAGGGTCCGCGGCCTTCGCAGAAGAGCGGGCGGATGTAGTCGGCTACGAACGCGGGCAGTCTCATCGCTTCCGCCTCGGGGAATCCGGCGTCGCGGCATTCCTTGCGGATGCTGGTGCCGTATTCAAACACGGGCACGCCCTTGTCAAGGTACTTGAGCATTACGGCGAGCTGGCGCTTCATTGTCTCGCGGGCGAGAACAAGGTATTTGTCCATGTCGGCGTTGCGGAGTTCGCGCGCCTGGTCGGGGGTGTAGCCTGACGGGATGTAGGACACGGGGTCGTGGCAGGGGCACATCTCGGTGAGGACGTCGGGCATGAATCCGATCTCATAGGCGTGCTCGAAGCAGTCCGCAGCGTTGCCGACTACGCCGAATGAGCGCGGTGTCTTGGAGGCTACATGCGCCTTCGCTTTTTCGATGGCTTCGTCAAGCGAGCCGACTATTTCGTCGAGGTAATCTTTTTCAACGCGGCGCTCGAGGGTCTCGATGTCAGCATCGACTACGATCGCGACTCCGCCGTGCATCTTCATTCCCCATGTCTGGTTGCCGCCCATGCCGCCCGCGCCCGCCGTGAGGAGGATGCGGTTTTCCATGCTGCCGTTGTAGTGCTTGATGCCTACTGCGGCCAGTGTTTCAAATGTTCCTTCGATAACGCCCTGGGTGCCGATGTATTCCCACGGAGCCGCTGTGTACTGGGCGAATATTGTGAGGTTCTTCGCTTCGAGGTCATAGAATGTCTCCCATGAGGGACGCATGAAGTTTGTCGTAGCCATTACAACGACGGGAGCGTATTTGTGCGTTTTGAATACGGCGACGGGCATACCGGACTGTACGACAAGCGTCTCGTCGTCTTCGAGTTCTTTGAGGCTCTTTACGATTGCGTGATAGGATTCCCAGTTACGCGCGCATTTGCCGTTTCCGCCGTAGATGATCAGCTTTTCAGGATGCTCCGCGTTCTCCATGTTGTTTTCGAGCATACGGAGGATCGTCTCCTGACGCCACCCTTTGCACCTCAATGTGTTTCCGCGCTGCGCCTTTACCTCATAAAGAATTTCTGCGTTGCCTGCCATAAAAAACATCTCCTTTTTGTTATTAAGTGCCGTAACACGTATTTGTAAGTTGATGTTTATATAATAAACGGCCCCTGTCAAAGAATCGTCACCGTTAAAAGACGGCGGAGGCGGCCATTTGATGAAAGAGGCGCTGTTTTTGATGATAATTTAATGGTATGAAGGCGGCGGCTTTCGCGTCACGAAAAATGACGAAAAGCCGCCGCCTGATGGCTGTATGATAGCGTCTGTCTAAAAAACTATTCCGTTTTGTCTTCCGTAAGCCCGAATTTTTCGCAAAGCGTATTCACGCGGTGCGGGACGGACATCTTGGTGTAAATGGCGACGGCCTCTCTCGCGTATTCTTTTGCCGTGCGCTTTAATATATTGCAAAACTCCGGGGGAAGCGCGCCTTCTTCAAACATTTTGGCGAGGCAGGCTTTTGCCATCGCGTGCGCCGCTATCCACGAATGTTTTCTTATCGGCTCTGAGAGCAGCTCGCCTATCTCAAGCGAACGGTAGGCCTCTTCATAGCGCCCTTGCAGGCCATCCGCTATTGATTTTAGGCTGTAGAGTATCGAGCCGCAGCGGCCTCCCTGACATTTTTCAAATATCTCAGCGCCTCTGTAGATATTTTTATAGAACATCTCCATGTCGCCAAGATCGAGCGCCACGTCGGCGAGGTGCGCGTGGAAGTGGCTGCATCCCCAGAAGAGCCCGCTTTCTTCGCATGTTTTGATACAGCGGTCAAAATGTTTGACGGCCTCTTTGAAATTGCCCTGCCATTGATAGTTCTCGCCGATGTAGCATTCCGCGGCCAGGATGCTCAGCGTGTAGCGCTTGCCCAATATCGCCTGTTCTTCAAATATCTCCATTGAACGGCGAAGCACTTTTTCAGATTTTTCATAATCGCCTTTGATTTGAAAGGCGACGCCTATGTACCGAAGAGCTATGCCCATGTATTTTTCGCGTTCGTCGTCTTTTGCCGCGCGCAGCATTTCACGGGCGTTGCGCATCAGCATCTCGGCGTTGTCCGTTTGAAGGAAGAAGTGCCCCATGTGCGAGAGGACGTGTATGTAGATGCTGCTGAAAGAATGTTCTTTGGCCATCTTCTGCGCGCGGTTTAAGAATATCCGCGCCTTTTCATATTCTCCCCAGCAGATGAGATAGCCGCCGCAAAGCTCTAGGTAGGCCGTCTCCATTTTCAAGACTTCTTCTTTGTTGTAGGCGTTTATCGAGGAGCGTATCTCAGAGAGCAGGCCGTTCATCTCTTCCATCTTTTTTTCTGTGTCGCGCCTGTCGTGATACGGGTGCGAGCAGGAGTAGAGCACGTCGTCCTGGACGAGCGGGAATAGGTCGTGATTGAGCGTGATATCGAATATCATTTCGCGCAGATGCTGCGCAAGCACCATTTCGGGCATCCCGGCCTTTGTGTAGTGGTATGAGAGCATGGAGCTGAGCGCCGGGTCCCATTTGCGCGGGGAGTACTGCCGGTTGAGCAGTTCCGCAGCTTTTTTATGGTATTCGCAGAGTTTGAAGCCGGGAATGGCTCCGTAAACGCATTCGCGCACTTTAGCGTGGCTGAATGTGACGCAGGCTCCGGTTTCTATGCTCTGTATCTCTTTTATAAGTTTTTTGTCAAGCAGCTCCTCCGCGGCGGCGTATATCTCGGAGATGGGCTCGTTCATCATTTTCGCGATGGAGGCGATGGAGGCGCCGGCGCTAAATACGGAAAGTATCCGCAAAAACTCGCGCGGCTTTTCCGTGATCTCGCCAAAACGCGCGAGCATGACGCCGCCCAGCCCCGCGCCGGACAGCTCCGCGGCGGAGTTGGCCTTCAGCGTTTTGACCATCTCGACGATCATAAGAGGGATGCCTTCGGATTCTTTGAAGAAAAAATCTTCGGATTTGGAGGCCAGAAGTTTTTTATCAAGGAAGCGGCTGCAAAATGACCGCGTTTCTTCTTTGTTGAGCGGAGACAGCGGAATGTGCAGAAAATCTATGGCGCCCGCGTCCTTCAGCCGTGTAAGTATCCGAAGCGCGTAGGCGCTGCTTTCGGGGCGGCTTGTGATAAAGATGGTGGACGGCTTTGAGAGGGCGCTTATAAAGACTTCGAGCATCTCCGCTGATTTTGTGTCAAACCAGTGCAGGTCCTCCATTACGACGACGGGGCGCCGCGCGCCGGCCGCGTGGCAGACGAGTCGGCTCACCGCGCGCCCGACTATTATCGGGGTGCGTTCTGAGAGTATCACCGAAT comes from the Cloacibacillus sp. genome and includes:
- a CDS encoding urocanate hydratase; translated protein: MAGNAEILYEVKAQRGNTLRCKGWRQETILRMLENNMENAEHPEKLIIYGGNGKCARNWESYHAIVKSLKELEDDETLVVQSGMPVAVFKTHKYAPVVVMATTNFMRPSWETFYDLEAKNLTIFAQYTAAPWEYIGTQGVIEGTFETLAAVGIKHYNGSMENRILLTAGAGGMGGNQTWGMKMHGGVAIVVDADIETLERRVEKDYLDEIVGSLDEAIEKAKAHVASKTPRSFGVVGNAADCFEHAYEIGFMPDVLTEMCPCHDPVSYIPSGYTPDQARELRNADMDKYLVLARETMKRQLAVMLKYLDKGVPVFEYGTSIRKECRDAGFPEAEAMRLPAFVADYIRPLFCEGRGPFRWTCISGEASDLKRTDELAMELFGDDPVVGRWIPLASKHLPIEALPARICYMGFGQRKKFALAVNDLIKKGEIKGPVAFSRDNLDSGSIVNPTFESERMPDGGDLISDWPMLNGLLNACGMCDLIAIQANYSMGEAVHTGVTQIADGTADADVRLEVAMTVDSGIGVIRHAQAGYTSAKDVANGKGKLTPEGIKVPLWWEPAEKVTFGPDGSDKL
- a CDS encoding AAA family ATPase; its protein translation is MDLKIKVIGAPSIEIDGQQLHLPLKKAEAIVYYLAVEGKAGREKLASIFWGAKDENSAYNNFRNALYLLKQYFPQDCISSDRRNVSMTGAACDMDVIDKIADVNEELPCGVADELLRGFDIPECPDFGNWLLYAKSMYKRRLCEKLKARITACYDAQNEDDLESSLELLVTVDPYDEDSTLELMELYFTRRGAAKASTLFREYKRKLAEELALAPSSRAEDYYKRMFLLNASSEAGTAEDSPDTFFVGRKDEQRLILENLEKEGGRTQVFFIDGEAGIGKSSLLNKMTSCLDQRTHITLATKSYEAGLNYPYSSWSSLVSQTALFCSDASMEESGVNLALMAGVFPNFLANRRVVYNADSVILSERTPIIVGRAVSRLVCHAAGARRPVVVMEDLHWFDTKSAEMLEVFISALSKPSTIFITSRPESSAYALRILTRLKDAGAIDFLHIPLSPLNKEETRSFCSRFLDKKLLASKSEDFFFKESEGIPLMIVEMVKTLKANSAAELSGAGLGGVMLARFGEITEKPREFLRILSVFSAGASIASIAKMMNEPISEIYAAAEELLDKKLIKEIQSIETGACVTFSHAKVRECVYGAIPGFKLCEYHKKAAELLNRQYSPRKWDPALSSMLSYHYTKAGMPEMVLAQHLREMIFDITLNHDLFPLVQDDVLYSCSHPYHDRRDTEKKMEEMNGLLSEIRSSINAYNKEEVLKMETAYLELCGGYLICWGEYEKARIFLNRAQKMAKEHSFSSIYIHVLSHMGHFFLQTDNAEMLMRNAREMLRAAKDDEREKYMGIALRYIGVAFQIKGDYEKSEKVLRRSMEIFEEQAILGKRYTLSILAAECYIGENYQWQGNFKEAVKHFDRCIKTCEESGLFWGCSHFHAHLADVALDLGDMEMFYKNIYRGAEIFEKCQGGRCGSILYSLKSIADGLQGRYEEAYRSLEIGELLSEPIRKHSWIAAHAMAKACLAKMFEEGALPPEFCNILKRTAKEYAREAVAIYTKMSVPHRVNTLCEKFGLTEDKTE
- the hutI gene encoding imidazolonepropionase; the encoded protein is MEKATLIIENAAQLLTCAKDAPDSIGLVAGGAVAVCGEKILAAGTKEEVMKYAAPETKKIDASGRVVMPGFVDCHTHAVFGGTRVEEYCARIETDDLEELARRGVPMGIMVTLSATRGLPTEVLYEQSASRVRRMILAGTTTLESKSGYSLNVEGELRQLKINKMLAETLPIDISSTFLGAHGWAPDMTKQSYMEMLIGEMIPEAGKSGLAEACDIWCDEGHYERDDCEKILAAGRAAGMEPKIHAGAYSYVGGEDLAADMKMWSADHLNYTPKAALEKLARAGVTGVVLPGIDFAVNHTLFFDPRPMYEAGLELGMATNCCPGCWCTSMPFIISLACRQHHMTPARALRAATYGSACALKRDEKIGSLEAGKQADIIILDLPTYEDVAYRLGENPVSAVIRHGKISVENGVIAE